A genomic region of Candidatus Dormiibacterota bacterium contains the following coding sequences:
- the moeB gene encoding molybdopterin-synthase adenylyltransferase MoeB yields MASYRDMLKDVKSRIREVDVRQLDASRNGAGKPVVIDVREQDEVEQGIIPGAIHIPRGYLESRVEQYVPDYETPVVAYCAGGNRSAFAAETLQQMGYKNVTSLKGGFGAWKDAGLNFVVPRELTPAQQKRYSRHVLIPEVGKEGQLKLLDAKVLIIGAGGLGSPAAYYLAAAGVGTIGIVDSDVVDESNLQRQILHNSKRIGMPKVDSARQTLEDLNPDVKVVPYQQRLTRDNIIDLFKEYDLIVDGSDNFPTRYLVNDASVLLKKTVVHGSIFRFDGQVSVFKPFVGPCYRCVFPEPPPPELAPSCDEAGTLGILPGIVGLFEANEAVKLLLGIGEPLIGRLLMIDALTDEFRTLRLKRDPKCPVCGEGAHFKDFVDYEVSTAIPTPA; encoded by the coding sequence ATGGCCAGTTATCGCGACATGCTCAAGGACGTCAAGTCACGGATCCGTGAGGTGGATGTCCGGCAGCTGGACGCTTCTCGGAACGGCGCCGGCAAACCCGTCGTGATCGATGTCCGCGAGCAAGACGAGGTGGAGCAGGGCATCATTCCCGGCGCGATCCATATCCCGCGCGGCTACCTCGAGTCACGCGTGGAGCAGTACGTGCCCGACTATGAGACCCCGGTTGTCGCCTACTGCGCGGGCGGAAACCGCTCCGCGTTTGCGGCCGAGACGCTTCAGCAGATGGGTTACAAGAACGTCACCTCGCTCAAGGGCGGCTTCGGTGCCTGGAAGGACGCCGGCCTCAACTTCGTCGTGCCGCGCGAGTTGACTCCGGCACAGCAGAAGCGATACAGCCGCCATGTGCTGATCCCCGAAGTGGGGAAGGAGGGGCAGCTCAAGCTGCTCGATGCCAAGGTGCTGATCATCGGGGCCGGGGGCCTCGGCTCACCGGCGGCCTACTACCTGGCCGCCGCTGGCGTGGGCACCATTGGGATCGTCGATTCGGACGTCGTCGACGAAAGCAACCTGCAGCGCCAGATCCTTCATAACAGCAAGCGGATCGGCATGCCCAAGGTCGACTCGGCCAGGCAGACGCTCGAGGACCTGAACCCCGACGTCAAGGTCGTCCCGTACCAGCAGCGGCTGACGCGCGACAACATCATCGACCTCTTCAAGGAGTACGACCTGATCGTCGACGGCAGCGACAACTTCCCGACCCGCTACCTGGTCAACGACGCCAGCGTGCTCCTGAAGAAGACCGTCGTGCACGGCAGCATCTTCCGCTTCGATGGCCAGGTCAGTGTCTTCAAGCCGTTCGTGGGACCGTGCTACCGCTGCGTCTTCCCGGAGCCGCCGCCGCCCGAGCTGGCGCCGAGCTGCGATGAGGCCGGCACGCTCGGGATCCTGCCGGGCATCGTCGGCTTGTTCGAAGCCAATGAGGCCGTCAAGCTGCTGCTTGGCATCGGGGAGCCGCTGATCGGCCGGCTGCTGATGATCGATGCGCTGACCGACGAGTTTCGGACGCTGCGTCTCAAGCGCGATCCGAAATGCCCGGTCTGCGGGGAGGGTGCGCACTTCAAGGACTTCGTCGACTACGAAGTCTCGACGGCGATCCCGACGCCCGCCTGA
- the msrB gene encoding peptide-methionine (R)-S-oxide reductase MsrB: MSTKISKTEEEWRAELTPEQYDILRRKGTERPFTGKYVHTKADGTYTCAACGAELFSSKTKFESGTGWPSFWEPANTENVELRSDNSFFMRRTEVLCRNCGSHLGHVFDDGPQPTGQRFCINSASLDLKPNEPAS; this comes from the coding sequence GTGAGCACCAAGATCTCGAAAACCGAAGAAGAGTGGCGCGCGGAGCTGACCCCGGAGCAGTACGACATCCTGCGCCGGAAGGGAACGGAGCGGCCGTTCACCGGAAAGTACGTCCATACCAAGGCGGACGGCACCTACACCTGTGCCGCTTGCGGCGCCGAGCTGTTCAGCTCAAAAACGAAGTTCGAGTCAGGCACCGGCTGGCCGAGCTTCTGGGAGCCGGCCAATACGGAGAATGTCGAGCTACGGTCCGACAACAGCTTCTTCATGCGCCGGACCGAGGTCCTTTGCCGAAACTGCGGTTCGCACCTCGGGCACGTGTTCGATGATGGACCTCAGCCGACGGGCCAGCGCTTCTGCATCAACTCGGCATCGCTCGACCTGAAGCCGAACGAGCCGGCAAGCTAG
- a CDS encoding ABC transporter permease, whose translation MSAAVAQWRGFKAATRLGWEVSSNWTSPLIFVIYSVLRPLSGAFILVVMYRVISGGAPGTATYLAFLVSGVAFWSFVQYGFAGLANGMADDRGEYRMLKYVYTSPVHFYVYLLGRGLAQLATAVASAAIVLVVATIALRLPIDPLRVNYPLLLAASFLAMLAVIAMAMAYGLLLLLARDSHGYGDLGASVLYVISGAIFPISVLPGILASVAALSPLVYWMELIRRSLLGSHAMRMFPTLSDADVALRLVIATVVTLIVAHLVFTWADRLARRRGLIDRESNW comes from the coding sequence ATGAGCGCCGCGGTCGCACAGTGGCGCGGCTTCAAGGCCGCGACCCGGCTCGGCTGGGAGGTTTCTAGCAATTGGACCAGTCCGCTGATCTTCGTGATCTACTCCGTGCTGCGACCACTCTCGGGCGCCTTCATCCTCGTAGTGATGTATCGCGTCATCAGCGGAGGCGCGCCGGGCACGGCCACCTACCTGGCGTTCCTGGTGAGCGGGGTGGCGTTCTGGTCCTTCGTGCAGTACGGCTTCGCCGGACTCGCCAACGGCATGGCCGACGACCGCGGCGAATACCGGATGTTGAAGTACGTCTATACCAGCCCCGTCCATTTCTATGTGTACTTGCTCGGCCGGGGCCTGGCGCAATTGGCGACCGCCGTAGCTTCGGCCGCGATCGTGCTGGTCGTGGCCACTATCGCGCTCCGCCTACCCATCGATCCACTCCGCGTCAACTATCCCCTGCTGCTGGCGGCTTCCTTCCTGGCGATGCTGGCGGTGATCGCCATGGCCATGGCATACGGGCTCCTGCTGCTCCTAGCACGGGACTCGCACGGCTATGGTGATCTCGGCGCCAGCGTGCTCTACGTTATTTCCGGAGCCATCTTCCCGATCAGCGTGCTCCCCGGGATCCTGGCCTCGGTCGCCGCCCTGTCGCCACTCGTCTATTGGATGGAGTTGATCCGGCGCAGCCTGCTCGGCTCGCACGCGATGCGGATGTTTCCCACGTTATCGGACGCCGATGTCGCCCTACGGCTGGTGATCGCGACGGTGGTCACGCTCATCGTGGCGCACCTTGTTTTCACCTGGGCCGATCGCCTGGCACGTCGACGGGGATTGATCGATCGGGAGTCGAACTGGTAG
- a CDS encoding ABC transporter ATP-binding protein, with protein sequence MDIAVETRALRRVYRTRAQEVVALEGVDLRVARGQRYGVLGPNGAGKTTLIKILVTLLLPSSGEAYVDGLDVVHQSRELRHRIAMVSGGENVGFGMLTVKEQLWMFSQFYGMPSKPVKRHIEDLLERLGLSDAGDRQISALSSGMRQKMNLIRGLITNPRILFLDEPTVALDVGAARDVRDEVRRWMAEDPSRTVILTTHYMMEADELCDRVAIVNRGRIVAEGTPAELKQRVQQDAIVDLQLSPGSRLLDALRAVDGVAAASVAEQDGIDRFSLQLSSDAALTGVMRVVEGSGRQIRGVQKREPTLEDAFVKLVGRGMAEEEQG encoded by the coding sequence ATGGATATCGCTGTCGAAACGCGTGCGCTTCGGCGCGTCTACCGGACGCGCGCCCAGGAGGTGGTCGCCCTGGAGGGCGTCGACCTGCGAGTCGCTCGCGGCCAGCGTTACGGCGTGCTCGGCCCCAACGGCGCCGGCAAGACCACCCTGATCAAGATCCTGGTGACGCTGCTGCTCCCGTCATCGGGAGAGGCCTACGTCGATGGGCTCGACGTCGTGCACCAGTCTCGTGAGCTGCGCCACCGGATCGCCATGGTGTCCGGCGGCGAAAACGTCGGCTTCGGCATGCTCACGGTCAAAGAGCAACTGTGGATGTTCTCGCAGTTCTATGGCATGCCCAGCAAGCCGGTTAAACGCCACATCGAGGACTTGCTGGAGCGGCTGGGGCTCAGCGACGCCGGCGACCGGCAGATATCGGCGCTCTCCAGTGGGATGCGCCAGAAGATGAACCTGATTCGCGGCCTGATCACCAATCCGCGCATCCTGTTCCTTGACGAGCCGACGGTGGCGCTGGACGTCGGCGCCGCGCGCGATGTGCGCGACGAGGTACGCCGCTGGATGGCGGAGGATCCAAGCCGGACCGTCATCCTCACGACGCACTACATGATGGAGGCCGACGAACTCTGCGACCGGGTGGCGATCGTGAACCGCGGACGCATCGTTGCCGAGGGGACGCCGGCCGAGCTGAAGCAGCGGGTCCAGCAGGATGCGATCGTCGATCTCCAGCTCAGCCCGGGCAGCCGGCTGCTGGACGCGCTGCGCGCCGTGGATGGCGTGGCCGCCGCGAGCGTCGCCGAGCAGGATGGCATCGATCGGTTCAGTCTCCAGCTCTCCAGCGACGCGGCCCTCACCGGTGTCATGCGGGTCGTCGAGGGATCCGGGCGGCAGATCCGGGGTGTGCAGAAGCGCGAACCCACCCTGGAAGACGCCTTCGTCAAGCTCGTTGGACGGGGGATGGCCGAAGAGGAGCAGGGATGA
- a CDS encoding isocitrate/isopropylmalate dehydrogenase family protein: MHRVTLIPGDGVGPEVSEATRRVLEATGVQFEWDVQNAGLGVMEKYGTPMPEHVLESIRRNKVGIKGPLTTPIGKGIRSVNVALRKELDLYALVRPCKSYPGVRSRYDNIDLIIVRENTEDIYAGIEFQEGKPETERMIKEISAATGKSIRPDSGLSIKPISVTASSRIVNFAFNYARSHGRRKVTAVHKANIMKFTDGLFLQVAQEIAKEHPDIQFNDRIVDNMTMQLVQNPKEYDVMVLPNLYGDILSDLAAGLVGGLGLAPGANLGDEIALFEATHGSAPKYAGTNRINPMAMMLSGVMMLHHLGETYAANMLEGAIAETIREGRTVTYDMKAERNDPSAVGTTQVTDAIVARLEKARTPTTI, encoded by the coding sequence GTGCATCGCGTGACCTTGATCCCTGGTGATGGGGTCGGTCCGGAAGTCAGTGAAGCCACCCGGCGGGTACTGGAAGCAACCGGCGTGCAGTTCGAGTGGGATGTCCAGAACGCCGGTCTCGGTGTGATGGAAAAGTACGGCACGCCGATGCCAGAGCACGTGCTCGAGTCGATCCGGCGGAACAAGGTGGGCATCAAGGGACCGTTGACCACCCCGATCGGGAAGGGAATCCGCTCGGTCAACGTCGCGCTGCGCAAGGAACTGGACCTCTATGCGCTGGTTCGGCCCTGCAAGAGCTATCCGGGGGTTCGGTCCCGCTACGACAACATCGACCTGATCATCGTTCGCGAGAACACCGAGGACATCTACGCCGGTATCGAGTTCCAGGAGGGCAAGCCCGAAACCGAGCGGATGATCAAAGAGATCAGCGCCGCCACGGGCAAGTCGATCCGCCCCGACTCCGGGCTCAGTATCAAACCGATCTCTGTGACCGCGAGTTCGCGAATCGTGAACTTCGCTTTCAACTACGCCCGCAGCCACGGGCGGCGGAAGGTGACCGCGGTGCACAAAGCCAACATCATGAAATTCACCGATGGCCTCTTCCTGCAAGTGGCCCAGGAGATTGCCAAAGAGCATCCGGACATCCAGTTCAATGACCGCATCGTCGACAACATGACGATGCAGTTGGTCCAGAACCCGAAGGAATACGACGTCATGGTCCTGCCCAACCTCTACGGCGACATCCTGTCCGACCTGGCGGCCGGCCTGGTCGGCGGGCTCGGCCTGGCGCCGGGCGCCAACCTGGGCGACGAGATCGCGCTCTTCGAGGCGACGCACGGCAGCGCCCCGAAGTACGCGGGCACCAACCGGATCAACCCGATGGCGATGATGCTGTCCGGGGTGATGATGCTGCATCACCTGGGCGAAACCTACGCCGCCAACATGCTGGAGGGCGCCATCGCCGAGACCATTCGCGAAGGGAGGACCGTCACCTACGACATGAAGGCGGAGCGCAACGATCCTTCCGCCGTCGGCACCACCCAGGTGACCGACGCGATCGTCGCCCGGCTGGAAAAGGCTCGCACACCTACTACGATCTAG
- a CDS encoding NAD(P)(+) transhydrogenase (Re/Si-specific) subunit beta, giving the protein MTVAVALAYLLAAALFIFGLIQLSSPKSARRGNQIAAVGMVIALLATIPLLHFTAAGIAITIVGILIGLPIGAVGARRVKMTAIPQMVALFNGVGGGAAAVVAVSELLLQGSHPVFAIAFPSVFSIVIGSVSFAGSLVAFAKLQALLTGTPITYPGQQIVNGALALAIVALAVYLIAVSSTPIIFVPLLVLGLVLGVAFVLPIGGADMPVVISLLNAFTGLAVAASGFVLGNFALIVAGTLVGASGTLLTKLMSDAMGRSLGNVLFGAFGTVKAGVAGVAGAEGKPVRSGTPEDIATLLAYSRKVIIVPGYGLAVAQGQHAVKELADELEKRGVEVEYAIHPVAGRMPGHMNVLLAEANVPYDQLKEMDQINDEFKSADVALVVGANDVVNPAARSSPGSPIYGMPILNADEAKNVVFMKRSMRPGFAGIDNELLYDPKTVMLFGDAKDSLMKLVAAIKAA; this is encoded by the coding sequence ATGACCGTCGCGGTCGCGCTCGCTTATCTCCTCGCCGCCGCCCTGTTCATCTTCGGCTTGATCCAGTTGAGCTCCCCAAAGAGCGCCCGCCGCGGCAACCAGATCGCGGCGGTCGGGATGGTGATCGCATTGCTGGCAACGATCCCGCTCCTGCATTTCACCGCGGCCGGGATCGCAATCACGATTGTTGGCATCCTGATCGGTCTGCCAATTGGGGCTGTCGGCGCTCGCAGGGTGAAGATGACCGCCATCCCGCAGATGGTGGCGCTTTTCAACGGCGTCGGCGGTGGGGCCGCCGCCGTCGTCGCCGTTTCCGAACTCCTGTTGCAGGGTTCGCACCCAGTATTCGCGATTGCCTTTCCTAGCGTCTTCAGCATCGTGATCGGCTCCGTGTCTTTCGCTGGCAGCCTGGTCGCATTCGCCAAGCTGCAGGCGTTGCTGACGGGCACGCCCATCACCTATCCGGGCCAGCAGATCGTGAATGGCGCTCTAGCGCTGGCCATCGTCGCGCTGGCCGTCTACCTGATCGCGGTGTCCTCGACGCCGATCATCTTCGTTCCGCTCCTGGTCCTCGGCCTGGTCCTTGGCGTCGCCTTCGTGCTGCCGATCGGTGGGGCGGACATGCCGGTCGTGATTTCCCTCCTGAACGCGTTTACCGGCCTCGCCGTGGCCGCCAGTGGGTTCGTGCTCGGTAACTTCGCGTTGATCGTGGCCGGGACCCTGGTCGGCGCGTCCGGCACGCTACTCACCAAGCTCATGAGCGATGCCATGGGCCGCTCGCTGGGCAACGTGCTGTTCGGCGCATTCGGCACTGTGAAGGCGGGAGTGGCGGGCGTGGCCGGTGCCGAAGGGAAACCGGTGCGGTCCGGGACGCCCGAGGACATCGCGACCTTGCTCGCCTATTCGCGGAAGGTTATCATCGTCCCCGGTTATGGCCTGGCGGTCGCTCAGGGCCAGCACGCGGTGAAAGAACTCGCCGATGAACTCGAGAAGCGCGGCGTCGAGGTCGAATACGCGATCCACCCCGTTGCCGGTCGGATGCCCGGGCACATGAACGTGCTGTTGGCTGAGGCGAACGTGCCCTACGACCAGCTCAAGGAGATGGACCAGATCAACGACGAGTTCAAGTCCGCGGACGTGGCCCTGGTCGTGGGGGCCAACGACGTCGTGAATCCGGCGGCGCGCAGCTCGCCGGGCAGCCCGATCTACGGCATGCCGATTCTGAACGCTGACGAGGCGAAGAACGTCGTCTTCATGAAGCGCAGCATGCGGCCCGGCTTCGCCGGCATCGACAACGAGCTGCTTTACGATCCCAAGACCGTCATGCTCTTCGGTGACGCCAAGGACTCGCTGATGAAGCTGGTCGCCGCCATCAAGGCCGCCTGA
- a CDS encoding Re/Si-specific NAD(P)(+) transhydrogenase subunit alpha, protein MKVGVPKESLAGERRVALVPEAARALVKANLQVAVEAGAGASAFFGDAAYIDAGANVTDATTALGSDAVLKVQPPTLDEVGRMRGGAVLISFLQPATSADIITALAKQKVSAFSLDLVPRISRAQSMDALSSQAGIAGYKAVLIAANHLPKFFPLLMTAAGTVAPARVLVMGAGVAGLQAIATARRLGAVVEAYDVRPAVKDEVHSLGATFLELPLEAQEGTGGYAREQSEDFLRRQRELLGDRVAASDVVITTAAIPGRKAPVLVTADMVRRMRAGSVIVDLAAETGGNCELTKAGEIIEVGGVTIDGTRNLPSTMPVHASQLYSKNVSTLLLLLVKDGALKLDFNDEIVKGACVTHDGAIVNPRAKELVEAASR, encoded by the coding sequence ATGAAGGTGGGCGTCCCGAAGGAAAGCCTAGCCGGCGAGCGCCGGGTCGCCCTCGTTCCGGAAGCGGCCCGTGCCCTCGTGAAGGCGAATCTCCAGGTCGCGGTCGAGGCGGGTGCCGGGGCGTCGGCGTTCTTCGGCGATGCCGCCTACATCGACGCCGGAGCGAACGTGACCGACGCGACGACGGCCCTCGGCAGCGACGCGGTCCTCAAGGTCCAGCCGCCGACGCTCGACGAAGTCGGCCGCATGCGGGGAGGGGCGGTGTTGATCAGTTTCCTGCAGCCGGCCACCAGCGCTGACATCATAACCGCGCTGGCAAAACAGAAGGTGAGCGCCTTCAGCCTCGACCTGGTGCCGCGCATCAGCCGGGCGCAGAGCATGGATGCCCTCTCCTCGCAGGCCGGCATTGCCGGCTACAAGGCGGTCCTGATCGCCGCTAACCATCTCCCGAAGTTCTTCCCCTTGCTGATGACCGCCGCCGGCACCGTGGCCCCAGCCCGTGTGCTGGTGATGGGAGCCGGCGTCGCGGGACTGCAGGCGATCGCCACCGCTCGCCGCCTGGGCGCCGTGGTGGAAGCGTACGACGTCCGGCCGGCGGTGAAGGACGAGGTCCACAGCCTGGGCGCCACCTTCCTGGAACTCCCGCTCGAGGCCCAGGAGGGGACGGGCGGCTACGCCCGCGAGCAGTCCGAGGACTTCCTCCGGCGGCAGCGCGAGTTGCTCGGTGACCGGGTGGCCGCCTCTGACGTGGTGATCACGACCGCCGCCATCCCCGGCCGCAAGGCGCCCGTCCTCGTCACCGCGGACATGGTCCGCCGGATGCGGGCCGGCTCGGTGATCGTCGATCTCGCCGCCGAGACCGGCGGAAACTGCGAGCTGACCAAGGCCGGCGAGATCATCGAGGTCGGCGGCGTCACCATCGACGGCACCCGCAACCTCCCCAGCACCATGCCGGTTCATGCCAGCCAGCTGTACAGCAAGAACGTGTCGACGCTACTGCTGTTGCTGGTTAAGGATGGTGCGCTGAAGCTGGACTTCAACGATGAGATCGTCAAGGGGGCTTGCGTCACGCACGATGGCGCGATCGTGAACCCGCGTGCCAAAGAGCTGGTGGAGGCGGCCAGCCGGTGA
- a CDS encoding PIG-L deacetylase family protein: MADSPNGLGRVLVVMAHPDDAEFGAAGTVARWAKEGRQVTYLILTDGNRGSSDPAMTAERLAQIRHAEQRAAALKLGVKDVFFLGYDDGSLMPTLDLRRQITRWIRRTKPDVVVAPDPTRRWTGQRYINHPDHRAAGEATLDAIIPGSDTRLVFPELLDEGLEPHQVKEIYLTGSNEPDAWVDISDTIDLKIAALREHKSQVGDWSELEQTIRERASEMAKGQSFPVAEGFKYFRLHE, translated from the coding sequence ATGGCGGACTCGCCGAACGGTCTTGGCCGCGTGCTCGTCGTGATGGCACATCCGGACGATGCGGAGTTCGGCGCCGCCGGCACGGTGGCGCGATGGGCGAAAGAGGGCCGGCAGGTCACCTACCTGATCCTCACCGATGGCAACCGTGGCAGCAGTGACCCGGCGATGACGGCCGAGCGCCTGGCCCAGATCCGCCATGCCGAGCAGCGGGCGGCGGCGTTGAAGCTGGGCGTCAAGGACGTCTTCTTCCTCGGCTACGACGACGGGTCGCTGATGCCGACGCTCGATTTGCGCCGGCAGATTACGCGCTGGATCCGGCGGACCAAGCCCGACGTCGTCGTGGCGCCGGACCCCACACGCCGCTGGACCGGGCAGCGATATATCAATCATCCGGACCATCGTGCTGCCGGCGAAGCAACCCTGGACGCGATCATCCCGGGATCCGACACCCGGCTCGTCTTCCCGGAATTGCTCGATGAGGGTCTGGAACCGCACCAGGTCAAAGAGATCTACCTGACCGGGTCAAACGAGCCCGATGCCTGGGTCGACATCAGCGACACGATCGACCTCAAGATCGCAGCGCTGCGTGAGCACAAGAGCCAGGTCGGCGACTGGTCGGAGCTCGAGCAGACGATCCGGGAGCGGGCCAGCGAGATGGCGAAGGGCCAGAGCTTTCCCGTCGCGGAAGGCTTCAAGTACTTCCGGCTGCACGAGTGA
- a CDS encoding NAD(P) transhydrogenase subunit alpha, producing MNDSTLLNEFTVFVLAIFIGFEVISKVPTILHTPLMSGTNAIHGIILVGAILIAATARDPLQIALGLVAVILATINVVGGFVVTDRMLEMFKGRPTAKPAEKTPPENPAG from the coding sequence GTGAACGACAGCACCTTGCTCAACGAGTTCACCGTCTTCGTGCTCGCGATCTTCATCGGCTTCGAGGTCATTTCCAAGGTGCCGACGATTCTCCACACGCCGCTCATGTCGGGCACGAACGCCATCCACGGCATCATCCTGGTCGGCGCCATTCTTATCGCCGCCACCGCGCGCGACCCGCTGCAGATCGCCCTCGGCCTGGTTGCCGTCATCCTTGCCACGATTAACGTCGTCGGCGGGTTCGTCGTGACCGACCGCATGCTGGAGATGTTCAAGGGGCGTCCGACCGCTAAACCAGCAGAGAAGACGCCGCCCGAGAATCCCGCCGGATGA
- a CDS encoding ABC transporter permease encodes MSHPSAVRIFLKTIVARAWPRFVSTYRNRTWVVTETLLPLIGTISMIYVYRALHAPARYLGFVVLGGVLLAFWQNVIYSMATQFFWDRGAGNLELFAMAPTSLAAILLGMAFGGAWVSLTRAVTILLVASILFGVGYSAAGLLPALGVFVLTICALYCLGMLLASLFLFYQREAWQLADAMQEPIYFLSGFYFPIRSLGAIAGGLGSLIPLTLGLDAIRQLVLPGTPQFIPLRWEILAVVAQIAGYAILSQISLRYLERRAREDARLILRST; translated from the coding sequence ATGAGCCATCCATCCGCGGTGCGGATCTTCCTCAAGACGATCGTGGCCCGGGCCTGGCCGCGCTTTGTTTCCACATACCGCAACCGAACCTGGGTCGTCACCGAGACGCTGTTGCCCCTGATCGGGACGATCTCGATGATCTACGTCTACCGAGCGCTGCATGCGCCCGCCCGCTACCTCGGTTTCGTGGTGCTCGGCGGCGTGCTGCTGGCCTTCTGGCAGAACGTGATCTATTCGATGGCCACGCAATTCTTCTGGGACCGCGGCGCTGGAAACCTGGAGCTCTTCGCCATGGCGCCGACCAGCCTGGCCGCCATCCTGCTGGGCATGGCGTTCGGCGGCGCCTGGGTCAGCCTGACGCGGGCCGTCACGATCCTGCTGGTCGCGTCGATCCTGTTTGGCGTCGGTTACTCGGCCGCCGGGCTACTACCCGCGCTGGGTGTTTTCGTGCTGACGATTTGCGCCCTCTACTGCCTCGGCATGCTGCTCGCCAGCCTCTTCCTTTTCTACCAGCGCGAAGCCTGGCAGCTGGCCGACGCGATGCAAGAGCCGATCTACTTCCTCAGCGGCTTTTACTTCCCCATTCGGAGCCTGGGGGCGATCGCTGGCGGCCTGGGATCGCTGATCCCGCTGACGCTGGGCCTGGACGCCATCCGCCAGCTCGTGCTCCCAGGCACGCCGCAATTCATCCCGCTGCGATGGGAGATCCTGGCCGTCGTCGCACAGATCGCGGGGTATGCGATCCTCTCGCAGATCAGCCTGCGCTACCTGGAGCGCCGGGCTCGCGAGGATGCGCGACTCATCCTGCGCTCGACATGA
- a CDS encoding ester cyclase: MAQAGLQSSPFETRAQSPLAQANYQLWIEHARAENRRELERLVATLHQDCEYEVVPLGQRWHGKDEVREFYRGLWRGIPNVKLTLLNRIDADDCIVEESEVIGRMDGPLFGVEPSGQQLRYRVVIFFPVRDGLFTGERVYFDLADFARQVPGARPLLDRRPT, from the coding sequence GTGGCGCAAGCCGGACTGCAGAGCAGCCCCTTCGAAACCCGGGCGCAGAGTCCGCTGGCACAAGCCAACTATCAACTCTGGATCGAACACGCGCGCGCCGAAAACCGCCGGGAGCTCGAGCGGCTGGTCGCCACCCTGCATCAGGACTGTGAGTACGAGGTCGTGCCACTCGGGCAGCGCTGGCATGGCAAGGATGAGGTCCGCGAGTTCTACCGAGGTCTATGGCGCGGGATCCCGAACGTCAAACTGACCCTCCTAAATCGCATCGACGCGGACGACTGCATCGTCGAGGAGTCCGAGGTCATCGGCCGGATGGATGGGCCGCTCTTCGGCGTCGAGCCGAGCGGCCAGCAGTTGCGCTACCGCGTCGTCATCTTCTTCCCGGTCCGCGACGGGCTTTTCACGGGCGAGCGCGTGTATTTCGACCTGGCCGACTTCGCTCGGCAGGTGCCCGGGGCCAGGCCTCTCCTCGATAGGCGGCCAACCTGA